From the genome of Lawsonella clevelandensis, one region includes:
- a CDS encoding HindVP family restriction endonuclease → MTYLYGLDHSNKDFTKSKSFGKNTFTNAWPLAVAQYLSGVRELDIPVVAAEKNLKGKSPKTRIEYRAWEDIIGTSHDNARFVFETAFTPYMAYTNLPEINPSDVVVFDNSTGEPLHPLELKLIVVPNSGSARRPREKQTGELVSRPPSIEQIAYSIAYGFTQTRRFELQTIISDALGAPNDFNWRDIRSMVKALPKFVAALDDIIRAGVDVQRPLIMTSIWRSQGQRPLLDDHAFDVFVFTELAFMTLYTDSVRKTYLDENGNIREDAPVTDMTRAARTVVWLVRSLWDYSTQRILDFPRVVGDAGYGKQTDKAGAFTDPIRDILDSPEFLNPRVRANEVDSILDPRAREFLLPERRLDASLSLRFTLEKLRSGEAWEA, encoded by the coding sequence ATGACGTACCTTTACGGCCTTGACCACTCGAATAAGGATTTTACAAAGTCCAAATCCTTCGGCAAGAACACTTTTACAAACGCATGGCCACTGGCCGTGGCACAGTACCTGTCGGGTGTGCGAGAGCTCGATATTCCCGTCGTGGCTGCCGAGAAGAATCTGAAAGGCAAATCACCCAAAACCCGTATCGAGTACCGTGCATGGGAAGACATCATCGGGACATCCCATGACAATGCGCGTTTTGTCTTTGAAACAGCGTTTACCCCGTATATGGCGTACACAAATCTCCCAGAAATCAATCCAAGCGACGTTGTTGTCTTCGATAACTCAACAGGTGAGCCACTACACCCCCTAGAGCTTAAACTTATTGTCGTCCCCAACTCGGGGTCCGCACGCCGACCCCGTGAGAAACAAACAGGAGAACTAGTTTCTCGGCCTCCCTCAATCGAGCAAATTGCCTACTCCATTGCGTATGGCTTCACCCAAACTCGCCGCTTTGAACTGCAAACGATTATCTCGGATGCTCTCGGCGCACCAAACGACTTTAACTGGCGCGACATCCGCTCGATGGTCAAGGCGTTGCCAAAGTTTGTAGCTGCTCTAGATGACATTATCCGTGCAGGTGTCGATGTCCAGCGACCACTGATTATGACCTCTATCTGGCGTTCACAAGGCCAGCGTCCCTTGCTCGACGACCATGCTTTTGACGTGTTCGTCTTTACCGAACTTGCCTTTATGACGCTCTATACCGATTCAGTACGCAAGACCTACCTAGACGAGAATGGCAACATCCGCGAAGACGCTCCTGTCACAGACATGACGCGCGCTGCGCGTACCGTTGTTTGGCTAGTTCGCAGCCTGTGGGATTACTCCACCCAGCGCATCCTTGACTTCCCGCGAGTAGTCGGCGACGCAGGGTATGGGAAACAGACAGACAAAGCAGGTGCATTTACCGATCCGATACGCGACATCCTGGACTCCCCAGAGTTTTTGAACCCGCGAGTACGCGCTAATGAGGTTGATTCAATCCTCGATCCGCGCGCACGCGAGTTTCTGCTGCCAGAACGTCGCCTCGACGCGTCGCTATCGTTGCGGTTCACGCTCGAAAAGCTGCGCTCGGGAGAAGCCTGGGAAGCATAG
- a CDS encoding Panacea domain-containing protein produces the protein MASIFDVAEFILSRRGEMTTMKLQKLCYYSQAWNLVWDEKELFPQRFEAWANGPVSPELYGRHRGEFRVRAGHFPGDPEALTESERQTVESVIAHYGPKSAVELSEMTHRERPWLDARGDSPSGEPSTELIPIASIAEYYGSLV, from the coding sequence ATGGCAAGCATATTTGATGTTGCCGAATTTATTTTGTCCCGCCGCGGCGAAATGACCACTATGAAGCTACAAAAATTGTGCTACTACAGCCAGGCCTGGAACCTCGTTTGGGACGAAAAAGAGCTGTTTCCTCAACGCTTCGAGGCGTGGGCTAATGGTCCCGTGTCGCCTGAATTGTATGGTCGCCACCGCGGTGAGTTCCGCGTTCGCGCTGGACACTTCCCCGGCGACCCAGAGGCACTTACCGAATCCGAGCGACAGACCGTTGAGTCTGTGATCGCGCACTATGGGCCAAAATCTGCTGTCGAACTAAGCGAAATGACACACCGCGAGCGCCCATGGCTCGACGCGCGTGGAGACTCCCCCAGCGGCGAGCCGTCGACGGAGCTTATACCTATCGCCTCCATTGCCGAATACTACGGTTCTTTGGTCTAG
- a CDS encoding zinc-ribbon domain-containing protein produces the protein MPDHLVAQWHPTKNGDVTPDMVTDGSNAKVWWVCEHGHEWQAVVANRTKGSGCPVCFRRRCRTTGA, from the coding sequence TTGCCTGACCATCTTGTCGCGCAGTGGCATCCGACAAAGAACGGTGACGTGACCCCAGACATGGTCACGGATGGGTCTAACGCAAAAGTGTGGTGGGTCTGCGAGCATGGGCACGAGTGGCAGGCAGTGGTTGCCAACCGCACCAAGGGTTCTGGCTGCCCGGTGTGTTTCCGCCGCCGATGCCGCACCACCGGCGCGTAG
- a CDS encoding MFS transporter, with translation MTTTNTPKSTPKPVWAAVFVGLSTIIMTLDNTIVNVALSSIANYFNAPLSSAQWVINAYTLAFASLLLGVGAISDFWGRRPLFLIGHAFFMLSSLACAFAPTADSLVVFRGIQGFGAAMVFGTCIPLIADAYAKEDSARRNRAIGLSMTVSVAAMAFGPLVGGIILQTAGDFLGRGAWPWLFLINVPLGLICILGTLAAVPNTYKTLRAEGTTAQGKADYLTIVYTVISLFAINYAILYGPQRGWGSWRTILPFILGIIVMGIMIWRQSRKGDDALLNLNMFKIPSYSTVIVLGFVSKLMSFGLFSYCIYWMFGVGQRTPIQIGAIIMLVAVPMIAVAGMVGPLGKKIGANNVVAIGMAINAIGLLTGLSINYTTNWVAIVPVFLLMGIGGGFVTPFMMDIAVSVVPPQKAGVATGMANAAMPLGTAAGVAINGAILASHINNGLDKNSIFTSLPADTASTVRDMVSTGAADKVGAKVAGLLSAEQATALNDLAIKLSSQGTAIIFVACGVATLLTVFLAKWGIRDSDRWHGDDTDGVADAPGDAMPGDAAADKTASAEVAAEESANTP, from the coding sequence GTGACCACCACAAACACCCCAAAGAGCACCCCGAAACCGGTCTGGGCGGCCGTCTTCGTTGGCCTCTCCACCATCATCATGACGCTCGACAACACCATTGTGAACGTCGCGCTATCCTCTATCGCCAACTACTTCAATGCTCCCCTCTCCAGCGCCCAATGGGTAATTAACGCCTACACCCTCGCCTTCGCCTCCCTCCTCCTCGGCGTCGGTGCCATTTCCGACTTCTGGGGCCGACGGCCGCTCTTCCTCATTGGCCACGCCTTCTTTATGCTCTCCAGCCTCGCTTGCGCCTTCGCCCCCACCGCAGACAGTCTCGTCGTCTTCCGTGGCATCCAAGGCTTCGGCGCCGCCATGGTTTTCGGCACCTGCATCCCTCTCATCGCAGACGCCTACGCTAAAGAAGACTCTGCCCGCCGCAACCGTGCTATTGGTCTCTCCATGACCGTCTCCGTTGCCGCCATGGCCTTCGGCCCCCTGGTTGGCGGCATCATCCTCCAAACCGCCGGGGACTTCCTTGGTCGCGGCGCCTGGCCCTGGCTCTTCCTTATCAATGTGCCCCTCGGCCTCATCTGCATCCTTGGTACCCTCGCCGCCGTACCCAACACCTACAAGACGCTCCGCGCCGAAGGCACCACTGCCCAAGGCAAAGCCGACTACCTCACCATCGTCTACACTGTCATCAGCCTCTTTGCCATCAACTATGCCATCCTCTACGGACCGCAACGTGGCTGGGGCAGCTGGCGGACCATCCTCCCCTTCATCCTCGGTATTATCGTCATGGGTATCATGATCTGGCGGCAATCGCGCAAGGGTGACGACGCCCTGCTGAACCTCAACATGTTCAAGATTCCCAGCTACAGCACCGTCATTGTGCTCGGCTTCGTCTCCAAACTCATGAGCTTCGGACTGTTCAGCTACTGCATCTACTGGATGTTCGGCGTCGGACAGCGCACGCCTATCCAAATCGGCGCTATCATCATGCTCGTTGCCGTTCCCATGATCGCCGTTGCTGGCATGGTCGGCCCCCTCGGGAAAAAGATCGGTGCCAATAACGTCGTCGCCATCGGCATGGCCATCAACGCCATCGGCCTCCTCACCGGCCTTTCCATCAACTACACCACCAACTGGGTAGCGATCGTCCCCGTTTTCCTCCTTATGGGCATTGGCGGCGGTTTCGTCACCCCGTTCATGATGGATATTGCCGTCTCCGTCGTACCTCCGCAGAAAGCTGGTGTCGCCACCGGCATGGCCAACGCCGCCATGCCGCTGGGTACCGCCGCAGGTGTCGCCATCAACGGCGCTATCCTAGCCAGTCACATCAACAACGGCCTGGACAAGAACTCTATCTTCACCTCTCTGCCTGCAGACACCGCCAGTACCGTCCGGGACATGGTGAGTACCGGTGCCGCCGACAAGGTGGGCGCCAAAGTAGCCGGGTTGCTGTCTGCCGAACAGGCCACCGCCCTTAACGACCTGGCCATCAAGCTCTCCAGCCAAGGAACCGCCATTATCTTCGTAGCGTGCGGTGTGGCCACCCTGCTGACGGTCTTCTTGGCCAAGTGGGGCATCCGCGACTCCGACCGCTGGCACGGTGACGACACTGATGGTGTTGCCGACGCACCCGGTGACGCCATGCCCGGTGACGCTGCCGCCGATAAGACGGCCTCGGCTGAAGTAGCTGCGGAAGAAAGCGCCAACACCCCCTAA
- a CDS encoding ribonuclease H family protein — translation MTIIAAADGSSLGNPGPAGWAWFIDETCWHAGGWPQGTNNQGELMAVLDLLLSTRHRAEEELHILCDSQYVINSLTKWMPGWKKRGWKKGDGKPVLNTDLMRQLDTELRGRPVRFTWVKGHAGHPLNEAADSAARAVATAYQHHQPIPEGPGFPGAGSTSAGNGSGSGAGSSAVRGGAAVTTPQSSPRHGAPSPTPNAAQNSAPTSTPSSAAGTQDTLF, via the coding sequence ATGACTATTATCGCGGCCGCAGACGGCTCCTCTTTGGGTAACCCCGGTCCCGCCGGCTGGGCATGGTTCATCGACGAGACCTGCTGGCATGCGGGTGGCTGGCCGCAGGGCACCAATAACCAGGGCGAGCTGATGGCCGTGCTGGATCTGCTACTGTCCACCAGGCACCGCGCTGAGGAGGAGTTGCACATTCTGTGCGATTCCCAGTACGTCATCAATTCGTTGACGAAGTGGATGCCGGGATGGAAGAAGCGCGGCTGGAAGAAGGGGGACGGCAAGCCGGTACTGAACACGGATCTGATGCGCCAGTTGGATACGGAGTTGCGAGGACGGCCTGTGCGCTTCACCTGGGTGAAGGGGCATGCGGGGCACCCGTTGAACGAAGCGGCAGATTCAGCGGCCCGCGCGGTAGCTACCGCCTACCAGCACCACCAGCCGATTCCGGAGGGGCCGGGCTTCCCCGGCGCGGGCAGCACCAGCGCGGGCAATGGCAGCGGCAGTGGTGCCGGTAGTAGTGCAGTCAGAGGTGGCGCTGCCGTCACTACCCCACAGAGCAGCCCGCGCCATGGCGCGCCTAGCCCTACGCCCAACGCTGCTCAGAATTCCGCACCCACGTCCACCCCCAGTTCTGCCGCTGGAACGCAGGACACGCTGTTCTAA
- a CDS encoding YaaA family protein, translated as MRILLPPSEGKTPASPDRAPIRLDSLVYPHLADQRLAVGDALQAASNHPDALTILGAGQRVAGDVYRNRTLWQQPAAPARDIYTGVLYAGAQLSGGRPRHLAWADKHILIASGLWGWVRPGDRIPAYRCAMNVDLPGIGPLGPYWRRALKNTFTQQMEGELVVDCRSGAYQKAWMPNARVCQEYAIDVVQVKVVRLTNGYEKVVSHNAKHWRGLLTQALVKAGGDGLTINDPGELVEAQPQLFATIRGSLGSDHLSGARLEGGDGCWTLTLITA; from the coding sequence ATGCGCATTCTGCTACCACCCTCCGAAGGGAAAACCCCCGCCAGCCCAGACCGCGCCCCCATCCGCCTCGACAGCCTGGTCTACCCCCACCTGGCCGACCAACGCCTGGCCGTCGGTGACGCTCTCCAAGCCGCCAGCAACCACCCCGACGCCCTCACCATCCTGGGTGCCGGCCAACGCGTTGCCGGAGACGTCTACCGCAACCGCACCCTCTGGCAGCAACCCGCCGCCCCCGCCCGCGATATTTACACCGGTGTCCTCTACGCCGGCGCGCAACTGAGCGGTGGCCGCCCCCGCCACCTGGCTTGGGCCGACAAGCACATCCTTATCGCCTCCGGGTTGTGGGGGTGGGTTCGCCCCGGCGACCGCATCCCCGCCTACCGCTGCGCCATGAACGTCGATCTCCCCGGCATCGGCCCCCTCGGCCCCTACTGGCGGCGCGCTCTCAAAAACACCTTCACTCAGCAGATGGAAGGGGAACTGGTTGTCGACTGCCGCTCTGGCGCCTACCAGAAAGCGTGGATGCCGAACGCGCGGGTGTGCCAGGAGTACGCCATCGACGTGGTGCAGGTAAAGGTTGTGCGGCTCACCAACGGTTACGAAAAAGTGGTGTCCCACAACGCGAAACACTGGCGTGGGTTGTTGACGCAGGCGCTGGTGAAAGCGGGGGGTGACGGGCTCACCATCAACGACCCGGGTGAACTCGTGGAGGCACAGCCGCAGCTCTTTGCCACCATCCGCGGCAGCTTGGGCAGTGACCACCTGAGCGGTGCCCGTTTGGAGGGTGGCGACGGCTGCTGGACCCTCACCCTCATCACCGCCTAG
- a CDS encoding NAD(P)H-dependent oxidoreductase translates to MSTDPTQHLPNQPGVPNLTPCMTAEQVVQLLHNRYTAKKYNPTMRVSEEDFAAIIEAGRMSPSSMGFEPWHFVRINNRNLINDMLPHMWGAVGKLEDASHFVALLGRNVDQMKPYSSYLTHIHEDVQKYPHEGLDARMDRYVTFINEDQDFQTDREKNLWVDKQVYMALGNMLTMSAAMGIDSTPIEGFQKRPLEELLTDRGVYDPEEFHLTVFVCFGYSDAEHRMKTRRPTSEVLTVID, encoded by the coding sequence ATGAGCACCGACCCCACCCAGCACCTCCCTAACCAGCCAGGAGTCCCCAACCTCACCCCCTGCATGACCGCCGAGCAGGTTGTCCAGCTTCTCCACAACCGCTACACCGCCAAAAAATACAACCCCACCATGCGGGTCAGCGAAGAGGACTTCGCCGCCATTATCGAAGCTGGCCGCATGAGCCCCAGCAGTATGGGCTTCGAACCCTGGCATTTCGTCCGCATCAACAACCGCAACCTCATCAACGACATGCTCCCCCACATGTGGGGAGCCGTCGGTAAACTCGAAGACGCCAGCCACTTCGTTGCTCTCCTCGGCCGCAACGTCGACCAGATGAAGCCCTACAGTAGCTATCTCACCCACATACACGAGGATGTCCAGAAGTATCCGCATGAGGGACTTGACGCCCGCATGGACCGCTACGTCACCTTCATCAACGAGGACCAAGACTTCCAGACAGATCGCGAAAAGAACCTCTGGGTTGATAAGCAGGTGTACATGGCGCTGGGCAACATGCTTACCATGTCCGCCGCCATGGGCATCGACTCCACCCCCATCGAAGGGTTCCAGAAGCGCCCTCTGGAGGAGCTCCTCACCGACCGTGGCGTCTACGATCCGGAGGAGTTCCACCTCACTGTGTTCGTGTGCTTCGGCTATTCCGACGCCGAGCACCGCATGAAGACCCGCCGCCCCACCAGCGAAGTCCTCACCGTCATTGACTAA
- a CDS encoding formate/nitrite transporter family protein: MGIIDSGKNSRANHQRAQIEERLTKNRERVQEERIATLNDDNTTFHREKALDDAFDRQVSEGRQRLARPRPQQFITGVMGGMEISLGILIGMRVTDLTGSQLLGGVAFSLGFITLLLAHSELFTEGFLVPTFAVVARRARILQLIRFWFYTFLGNLVGGLVVMWATTTAFPDSNHVLIHHGEHFASLTPDLKTVLMAIIAGTAITLMTRMQMGTSEVVGKIVAALFGGILLFGFGMLHSVLDTLIMLGAWCAGSSVTPLDILGFLWWIIPLNMFGGIVCVAMPRALQARDRVRMERIRVALEMHNGDELANDARGLLISGHDLREELQKELEETSGETVPDGPWQDLGNRITARFTRLGNRLGSPDEQRQQSRRRQAEMDRRAKLTEQTMATRSRERQETQARADTANGNATSSGSVSGRGDGSSRKGDQSSTTLAERGSHHHSKGGSSSHNSSSPDSGGRIDPPLPR; encoded by the coding sequence ATGGGAATCATCGACAGCGGAAAAAACAGCCGAGCCAACCACCAACGCGCCCAAATCGAAGAACGCCTCACCAAAAACCGTGAACGCGTCCAAGAAGAACGCATCGCCACTCTCAACGACGACAACACCACCTTCCACCGCGAAAAAGCCCTCGACGATGCCTTCGACCGGCAGGTCAGCGAAGGCCGCCAACGCCTTGCCCGCCCCCGCCCCCAACAATTCATCACCGGTGTCATGGGCGGCATGGAAATCAGCCTCGGCATCCTCATCGGCATGCGTGTCACTGATCTCACCGGCAGTCAACTCCTCGGCGGCGTCGCCTTCAGCCTCGGTTTCATCACCCTCCTCCTCGCCCATTCCGAACTCTTCACCGAAGGCTTCCTCGTCCCCACCTTTGCCGTCGTCGCCCGCCGTGCCCGCATCCTCCAACTCATCAGGTTCTGGTTCTACACCTTCCTTGGCAACCTCGTCGGCGGCCTCGTTGTCATGTGGGCCACCACCACCGCCTTCCCTGACTCCAACCATGTCCTCATCCACCACGGGGAACACTTCGCCTCCCTCACCCCAGACCTCAAAACCGTGCTCATGGCCATCATTGCCGGCACCGCCATTACCCTCATGACCCGTATGCAGATGGGCACCAGCGAAGTCGTCGGCAAAATCGTGGCCGCCCTCTTCGGTGGCATCCTCCTCTTCGGCTTCGGCATGCTCCACAGTGTCCTCGACACGCTCATCATGCTGGGCGCCTGGTGTGCCGGCTCCAGTGTCACCCCCCTGGACATCCTTGGCTTCCTCTGGTGGATCATCCCCCTCAACATGTTCGGCGGTATTGTTTGCGTCGCCATGCCCCGCGCCCTCCAAGCTCGCGACCGCGTCCGCATGGAACGTATCCGCGTCGCCCTCGAAATGCATAACGGGGACGAGCTGGCCAACGACGCCCGCGGCCTCCTCATCTCCGGCCACGACCTGCGGGAAGAGCTCCAAAAGGAACTGGAAGAAACCTCCGGTGAAACCGTGCCCGACGGCCCTTGGCAGGACTTGGGCAACCGCATCACTGCCCGCTTCACCCGGCTGGGCAACCGCCTGGGTAGCCCCGATGAGCAGCGCCAGCAGTCCCGCCGCCGGCAGGCCGAGATGGATCGCCGCGCCAAGCTGACCGAGCAAACCATGGCGACCCGTAGCCGTGAACGGCAGGAAACCCAGGCCCGCGCCGACACCGCCAACGGGAACGCCACCAGCAGTGGAAGTGTTAGCGGTAGGGGTGACGGGTCCAGCCGGAAAGGTGATCAGTCCTCTACCACTCTCGCTGAACGCGGCAGTCACCACCACAGTAAAGGCGGTAGCTCCAGCCATAACAGCAGTAGCCCCGACAGTGGAGGGCGCATCGACCCGCCGCTCCCGCGCTAA
- a CDS encoding MFS transporter, translating into MKKTHLHVLLVAAVVLFALNMRAGVTSIAPVLQEIQGGLHMSDSLAGFLTSLPTLIFALVGLITPLASRTIGLHTTMLVAMVALSLGLIVRVFMGGSAGFLVFSIVALAGIAITNVLMPAFIKTHFPAQIPTYTAVYSTALTAMAFLSSVVVAPMSHSMSTGWRGALGFWGVLAVLAVVPAGILVVLQKKHHLAVGDGVAVGAEAGVAADTDANGVAHTGAGAANNTVAAGIAADADAADTTDTADTTDAADAAAGAEPVQLWVMFRSKKARALALFFGIQSLHAFVQMGWLAQIFRDYGVSQNYAGMLAGLMQLLSIPGAMLAPALLGKVRNPRLLVAGTAAIAAPAYLGMLLAPASVPWLWVILFALANTTFPMALTLIGWSGRSGDTTALLSSFVQSFGFLIASLGPLLVGILLQATTGWTVPLLFCLVLVIPFAIAGYMSAAPGYVDDQLTRTPAEA; encoded by the coding sequence GTGAAAAAGACGCACCTGCACGTACTCCTTGTGGCCGCCGTAGTCCTCTTCGCACTCAACATGCGTGCCGGCGTCACCAGCATTGCCCCTGTTCTCCAAGAAATCCAGGGCGGCCTGCACATGTCGGACTCGCTAGCCGGCTTCCTCACCAGCCTCCCCACCCTCATCTTCGCCCTCGTCGGACTCATCACCCCCCTGGCCTCCCGCACTATCGGCCTCCACACCACCATGCTGGTCGCCATGGTCGCGCTCAGTCTGGGGCTTATCGTCCGCGTCTTTATGGGGGGCAGTGCAGGGTTCCTCGTCTTCTCTATCGTCGCCCTGGCTGGCATCGCCATCACCAACGTCCTCATGCCGGCGTTCATCAAAACGCATTTCCCTGCCCAAATCCCCACCTACACTGCCGTGTACTCCACGGCACTCACCGCCATGGCGTTCCTCTCCTCTGTGGTGGTTGCGCCCATGAGCCACAGTATGAGCACCGGCTGGCGTGGCGCTCTCGGCTTTTGGGGGGTGTTGGCCGTGCTGGCGGTTGTCCCGGCCGGAATCCTCGTCGTCCTGCAGAAGAAACACCATCTTGCGGTGGGTGATGGTGTTGCGGTTGGCGCCGAAGCGGGCGTTGCCGCTGACACGGACGCAAACGGCGTAGCACACACGGGTGCAGGCGCAGCGAACAACACAGTAGCGGCTGGGATAGCCGCAGACGCGGACGCAGCAGATACGACAGATACAGCAGATACGACAGATGCGGCGGATGCGGCAGCCGGAGCCGAGCCCGTCCAACTGTGGGTGATGTTCCGCTCCAAGAAGGCCCGCGCCCTCGCCCTCTTTTTCGGCATCCAATCCCTCCATGCCTTCGTTCAAATGGGTTGGCTCGCCCAAATTTTCCGCGACTACGGCGTCTCCCAAAACTATGCTGGTATGCTCGCTGGCCTCATGCAGCTGCTCTCCATTCCTGGCGCTATGCTCGCCCCCGCACTCCTAGGAAAAGTGAGAAACCCGCGGCTCCTCGTTGCTGGCACTGCCGCCATCGCCGCCCCCGCCTACCTGGGGATGCTCCTCGCCCCCGCCAGCGTTCCGTGGTTGTGGGTCATCCTCTTCGCCCTGGCCAACACCACCTTCCCCATGGCCCTCACTCTGATTGGCTGGAGCGGACGCAGCGGCGACACCACCGCCCTCCTCTCTTCCTTTGTCCAGTCCTTTGGCTTCCTCATCGCCAGCTTGGGCCCCCTACTGGTGGGCATCCTGTTGCAGGCCACCACCGGCTGGACCGTCCCCCTCCTCTTCTGTCTGGTGCTCGTGATTCCTTTCGCTATTGCCGGCTACATGTCGGCCGCTCCCGGCTACGTGGATGACCAGCTGACGCGCACCCCCGCCGAAGCGTAG
- a CDS encoding TenA family protein, which produces MSRKLIDLVPGGHVEFLLASARDDWDAAVNHRFVDELFDGSLDDGVLAGYLVQDYQFFDAFLSMLGGCVAYADRVDSKLTFAAQLGMLADDEDGYFQKAFAELGVSEADQQDPPLTEVTKAFRAMMYDAANSQSYQDLLVMLVVAEWLYLDWGERGSTDNDPAPLPERYVHAGWVELHRGREFQKWCQFLVNELERVFPEDDESLADALTLRFQKAVALERGFFDVAYN; this is translated from the coding sequence GTGTCCCGCAAACTTATCGATCTGGTCCCTGGCGGCCATGTGGAGTTCCTGTTGGCGAGTGCCCGCGATGATTGGGATGCGGCCGTCAACCACCGTTTTGTTGACGAGCTGTTTGATGGCTCGTTGGATGATGGCGTGCTGGCCGGCTACCTGGTGCAGGATTACCAGTTCTTCGACGCGTTCTTGTCCATGTTGGGGGGTTGCGTGGCGTATGCGGACCGGGTGGACTCGAAGCTGACCTTCGCCGCCCAACTGGGCATGTTGGCTGATGACGAGGATGGCTACTTCCAGAAGGCGTTCGCGGAGTTGGGGGTGTCGGAGGCCGACCAGCAGGACCCGCCGTTGACTGAGGTGACGAAGGCTTTCCGGGCGATGATGTATGACGCGGCGAATAGCCAGTCCTACCAGGATCTGCTGGTGATGCTGGTGGTGGCCGAGTGGCTCTACTTGGATTGGGGCGAGCGTGGCTCCACGGATAACGACCCAGCGCCGCTGCCGGAGCGCTATGTGCATGCGGGCTGGGTGGAGTTGCACCGCGGCCGCGAGTTCCAAAAGTGGTGCCAGTTTTTGGTCAACGAGCTGGAGCGGGTTTTCCCGGAGGATGATGAGTCCCTCGCGGATGCGTTGACTTTGCGCTTCCAGAAGGCGGTGGCCTTGGAACGCGGGTTCTTCGACGTCGCCTACAACTAG